A genomic window from Prochlorococcus sp. RS04 includes:
- a CDS encoding TIGR03792 family protein — MRFNLNLKKKFQRFCLLLICLVVLIFQSDITNLKALTMDNFQSEMVIEELRLKVPADVKAAWLNAEKEIWEPWLSSQDGFLGRQLFWDKEKEEALILVNWKSKKLWKSIPMSEVNVVQQKFEANVKAALNIGENPFELIYEGELDKQT; from the coding sequence ATGAGATTTAATTTAAATTTGAAAAAAAAATTTCAAAGATTTTGTCTATTATTAATTTGCTTGGTAGTTTTAATTTTTCAATCTGATATTACCAATTTAAAAGCTCTTACAATGGATAATTTTCAAAGTGAAATGGTCATAGAGGAATTAAGACTTAAAGTACCTGCCGATGTAAAAGCAGCTTGGTTAAATGCTGAAAAAGAAATATGGGAGCCATGGTTATCTTCTCAAGATGGTTTTTTGGGAAGACAATTATTTTGGGATAAAGAAAAAGAAGAAGCATTAATATTGGTAAATTGGAAAAGTAAGAAATTATGGAAAAGCATACCAATGTCAGAAGTAAATGTAGTTCAACAAAAATTTGAAGCTAATGTTAAAGCTGCTCTAAATATAGGCGAAAATCCTTTTGAATTGATTTATGAGGGAGAATTAGATAAGCAAACATGA
- the larB gene encoding nickel pincer cofactor biosynthesis protein LarB, producing MNFDIKFDFQRRDRLGLIEAIWGQDKSIDQLERLSENVLSKNEVVFITRINSEKANYLLDLYDDARFYEEANCLTIGKNLNKINTNKKVAIVSGGSSDLAVTLEAQLALEIYGVNCQSFIDVGVAGLHRLMSQLEEINKYDVLIVCAGMEGALATVVGGLLAQPIIAVPVSVGYGVSKDGETALNSMLSSCSPGIAVMNIDNGYGAAMAALRIIKSIS from the coding sequence ATGAATTTTGATATCAAGTTTGATTTTCAAAGAAGAGATAGGCTTGGACTTATTGAGGCTATTTGGGGGCAAGATAAGAGTATAGACCAATTAGAGAGATTATCTGAAAATGTATTAAGTAAAAATGAGGTTGTTTTCATTACTAGGATTAATAGTGAAAAGGCTAATTATCTTTTAGATTTGTATGATGATGCACGATTCTATGAAGAAGCAAATTGCCTAACAATTGGTAAAAATCTGAATAAAATAAACACGAATAAAAAAGTTGCTATAGTTTCTGGCGGCTCAAGCGATTTAGCCGTAACACTTGAAGCTCAATTAGCACTTGAAATTTATGGAGTGAATTGTCAATCTTTTATAGATGTTGGAGTAGCTGGACTTCATCGATTGATGAGTCAGTTAGAAGAAATTAATAAATATGATGTATTAATAGTTTGTGCTGGAATGGAAGGTGCTTTGGCAACGGTTGTCGGTGGATTGTTGGCACAACCCATAATTGCAGTACCGGTATCAGTCGGATACGGCGTTAGCAAGGATGGAGAAACTGCATTAAATAGTATGTTGTCAAGTTGTTCTCCTGGTATTGCAGTTATGAATATAGATAATGGTTACGGAGCAGCAATGGCGGCTCTAAGAATTATTAAAAGTATTTCCTAA
- the thiS gene encoding sulfur carrier protein ThiS, whose product MKIKVNGEEKKIELDHENALLSTALNHMGYKPNTIVVELNNLIINSMKWEKVKLKDGDNLEIVSIVGGG is encoded by the coding sequence ATGAAAATTAAGGTAAATGGGGAAGAAAAAAAAATAGAACTTGATCATGAAAATGCTCTACTATCTACGGCTCTTAACCATATGGGATATAAACCAAACACAATTGTAGTGGAGTTAAATAATTTAATTATAAATTCAATGAAATGGGAAAAAGTGAAACTTAAAGATGGTGATAATTTAGAAATCGTTTCAATAGTTGGCGGTGGTTAA
- a CDS encoding thiamine phosphate synthase has protein sequence MLNSNTTNTEDLRIYQIIDANLDRAREGLRVLEDWARFGLGKEKYVEKIKNFRQILGKNHLEVYKQSRNHIEDKCKGLTHQEQINRKTSEQIISSNSARVQEALRVIEEFSRLKNNELSKIASEIRYEIYTIEIDLLSYSKCKKSEEIIKENDLYVITDPKDNLLEIIEEILIAGVRIIQHRFKTGTDQDHLQEAIQIKNLCKRYDSLFIVNDRIDIALASNADGIHLGQDDLDLKTARKLLGYSKIIGISANNAIDITNALKEGCDYIGIGPVFETTTKKNKKPLGIENIKTLTKDLNIPWFAIGGIKSNNIPYLKRNGFKKVALVSQLMNSEDPKEDAIMILKELSHEN, from the coding sequence ATGCTGAATTCCAATACAACAAACACAGAAGATTTAAGAATTTATCAAATTATTGACGCTAATCTAGATAGAGCTAGAGAAGGACTAAGAGTACTAGAGGATTGGGCTAGATTTGGTCTAGGCAAAGAAAAATATGTTGAAAAGATTAAAAATTTTAGACAAATTTTAGGAAAAAATCACTTAGAAGTTTATAAACAATCTAGAAATCACATTGAGGACAAATGTAAAGGATTAACACATCAAGAGCAAATCAACAGGAAAACTTCTGAGCAAATTATAAGTTCTAATTCAGCCCGAGTTCAAGAAGCATTAAGAGTCATAGAAGAATTCTCAAGGTTAAAGAATAATGAGCTTTCAAAAATCGCCTCGGAAATTAGATATGAAATTTATACTATTGAAATTGACTTATTGAGTTATAGCAAGTGTAAGAAGTCGGAGGAAATAATAAAAGAAAATGACCTATATGTAATCACAGATCCAAAGGACAATTTATTAGAAATAATAGAAGAGATTTTAATTGCGGGAGTTAGAATTATTCAACATAGATTTAAAACGGGAACTGATCAAGATCATCTTCAAGAAGCAATTCAGATAAAAAATCTATGTAAAAGATATGATTCTTTGTTTATCGTTAACGATAGAATTGATATAGCTCTAGCATCTAACGCGGATGGAATTCATCTTGGACAAGACGATTTAGACTTAAAAACCGCAAGAAAACTATTAGGTTATTCAAAAATTATTGGTATAAGTGCAAATAATGCAATTGATATTACAAATGCTCTTAAGGAGGGTTGTGATTACATAGGAATAGGACCAGTATTTGAAACTACAACAAAAAAGAACAAAAAACCTTTAGGTATTGAAAATATCAAAACATTAACAAAGGATTTAAATATTCCTTGGTTTGCTATCGGAGGAATTAAGTCAAATAATATTCCTTACTTAAAAAGAAATGGGTTTAAAAAAGTTGCTCTAGTCTCTCAATTAATGAATTCTGAAGATCCTAAAGAAGACGCTATTATGATTCTAAAAGAGCTATCTCATGAAAATTAA
- a CDS encoding bifunctional riboflavin kinase/FAD synthetase, with the protein MISLISPSEVKNPTSIAIGSFDGLHAGHRKLIKSVVEDNLYTPTIASFWPHPREVLYKETRLRLDLPEEKLPILEDLGIEQLVLIPFNKELSKLSAERFVRDILINQLQAKNISVGANFKFGFKRSGDINTIKNIIKDTDIKLKITPILEDKEGRISSSRIRDLLDKSDLKNAFKILNRPYSFNGKVVKGKGIGKSIGWPTANLEIDGRKFLPGEGVYAAWTTIENSNQKIESVMNLGSQPTINPLLPSAVEVHLINKDISLYGLNLSVEPVEKLRSQIKFNNIKQLSSQIKNDRENALRIFKNYKK; encoded by the coding sequence TTGATCTCTTTAATATCGCCATCTGAAGTTAAGAATCCTACTTCAATAGCTATTGGGAGTTTTGATGGGCTTCATGCCGGCCACAGAAAATTAATAAAAAGTGTTGTTGAAGACAATCTATATACCCCTACAATTGCAAGCTTCTGGCCTCATCCAAGAGAAGTTCTATACAAAGAGACACGCCTTAGACTTGATTTACCTGAAGAAAAACTACCTATTCTTGAAGACCTCGGGATTGAACAATTAGTTCTGATTCCTTTTAACAAGGAATTATCTAAATTAAGTGCAGAAAGATTTGTAAGAGATATTTTGATAAATCAATTACAAGCAAAAAACATTTCTGTAGGTGCTAATTTTAAATTTGGTTTTAAAAGAAGTGGAGATATAAATACTATAAAAAATATAATTAAAGATACGGATATAAAACTAAAAATTACTCCAATTTTAGAAGACAAAGAAGGTAGAATAAGCAGCAGCAGAATAAGAGATTTATTAGATAAAAGTGATCTGAAAAATGCTTTCAAAATTCTTAATAGACCTTATAGTTTTAATGGAAAGGTTGTAAAAGGTAAAGGTATTGGAAAAAGTATAGGGTGGCCCACCGCAAATCTTGAAATAGATGGCAGAAAATTTTTACCTGGAGAAGGAGTCTACGCAGCTTGGACAACTATAGAAAATTCCAACCAAAAAATTGAATCTGTTATGAATCTTGGCTCTCAACCAACAATAAATCCCTTATTACCATCTGCAGTTGAAGTTCATTTAATAAATAAAGATATAAGTCTATATGGTTTAAATCTATCTGTAGAGCCAGTTGAAAAGCTTAGATCTCAAATCAAGTTCAATAATATCAAGCAACTTTCTAGTCAAATTAAAAATGATAGAGAGAATGCCCTAAGAATTTTTAAAAACTACAAAAAATAA
- a CDS encoding DUF3611 family protein gives MSDKIDFQSLSFGMRRIGWIRFWVQSILGVVVAAVLLFSNVVNNSEGQLGLAPGLSLTTISLILLLFSLWQGWLIVRTGRAIASNARPSRGQTSRLIKRGLIVDLLGILFGLIGYQALMGALFIQASSQTTGQLITATSDIPITGLEILSVLSNTQVIAAHFFGLCFSLWLLRRIYK, from the coding sequence ATGTCTGACAAAATTGATTTTCAGTCCCTTTCATTTGGAATGCGGCGCATTGGATGGATTCGCTTTTGGGTTCAATCCATTTTAGGTGTTGTTGTTGCAGCTGTTTTGCTTTTTTCAAATGTTGTAAATAATAGCGAAGGACAGCTTGGCTTGGCGCCTGGTTTATCACTTACAACAATATCCTTGATCTTACTACTTTTTAGTCTTTGGCAAGGTTGGTTAATAGTTAGAACAGGAAGAGCAATCGCAAGCAATGCAAGACCCTCAAGAGGGCAAACCAGTAGATTAATAAAAAGAGGACTAATAGTTGATTTATTAGGAATTTTGTTTGGATTAATTGGATATCAAGCTCTTATGGGGGCACTATTTATACAAGCATCCTCACAGACGACTGGACAATTAATAACAGCGACATCTGATATTCCAATTACTGGACTTGAAATATTATCTGTTCTCAGCAACACACAAGTTATTGCTGCTCATTTTTTTGGACTATGCTTTTCTTTATGGCTTTTAAGAAGGATTTACAAATGA
- the surE gene encoding 5'/3'-nucleotidase SurE, with translation MKPLNILISNDDGVFAAGIRALAKSARIRGHKVKVVCPDQERSATGHGLTLQSPLRVERADELFEEGIEAWGCSGTPADCVKLALSELLDNKPDLVLSGINHGPNLGTDIFCSGTVAAAMEGTLENVPSMAISVASFKWKNFEFAGEIAMNIAEQAIKDNWPASLLLNLNIPPCEESKIRELSWTRLSVRKYKNQFSKREDPRGDDYYWLAGEVVLDLKSKGYGPKNWPSDVSQIQDNKISLTPVEPDLFWRGNLDDLPKINNSFVNPS, from the coding sequence ATGAAACCGTTAAATATTTTAATTAGCAATGATGATGGTGTTTTTGCAGCGGGGATAAGAGCATTAGCAAAATCAGCTCGAATAAGAGGGCATAAGGTAAAAGTAGTATGTCCTGACCAAGAAAGGTCCGCTACTGGTCATGGTCTTACTTTACAATCTCCATTAAGAGTGGAAAGAGCGGACGAATTATTCGAGGAAGGAATTGAAGCTTGGGGATGTTCGGGCACGCCTGCTGATTGCGTCAAATTAGCACTATCTGAACTCTTGGATAATAAACCTGATCTTGTTTTATCTGGAATAAATCACGGTCCAAATTTAGGAACAGATATTTTTTGTTCGGGCACAGTTGCTGCAGCCATGGAGGGAACTTTAGAAAATGTTCCTTCTATGGCAATAAGTGTAGCTAGTTTTAAATGGAAGAATTTTGAATTTGCTGGAGAAATTGCAATGAATATTGCCGAACAAGCCATTAAGGATAACTGGCCAGCTTCACTTTTATTAAACTTGAATATACCCCCTTGCGAGGAAAGCAAAATAAGAGAATTATCCTGGACAAGATTATCAGTAAGAAAATATAAAAATCAATTTTCAAAAAGAGAAGACCCAAGGGGTGATGATTATTATTGGTTAGCAGGTGAAGTAGTTTTAGATCTTAAATCAAAAGGTTATGGTCCTAAGAATTGGCCTAGTGATGTATCTCAAATACAAGATAATAAAATATCGCTTACACCTGTAGAACCAGATTTATTTTGGAGGGGTAATTTAGATGACTTACCTAAAATTAATAATTCATTTGTAAATCCTTCTTAA
- the pheS gene encoding phenylalanine--tRNA ligase subunit alpha, producing MSQIESLSQIEEKLNNLSLTAKNNIDKASTHEELDQLRVSLLGKKGELSIVLKIMGQLSATDRPVVGQKANLIKINLQELITERKNQLNSEALDKKIKTEKIDVTIPSIGTPPGNKHPLISTQDEIIDIFCGLGYTVESGPEIETDFYNFESLNIPKNHPARDMQDTFYLDENRLLRTHTSPVQIRYLEKNPPPVRIIAPGRVYRRDAVDATHSPVFNQVEVLCIDQDINFSHLRGTVLTFLKTFFGDIPVRFRASYFPFTEPSAEVDVQWKGKWLEVMGCGMVDPKVLEKLGIDSEKWTGFAAGLGVERFCMVRHQIDDIRKFYTNDLRFLEQF from the coding sequence GTGAGTCAGATTGAATCATTAAGTCAAATTGAGGAAAAATTAAATAATCTTTCTCTAACAGCAAAAAATAATATAGATAAAGCTAGTACTCATGAAGAACTGGATCAATTGAGAGTTTCCTTGTTAGGTAAAAAAGGTGAGTTGTCAATTGTCTTGAAAATAATGGGTCAATTATCTGCTACTGATAGACCAGTTGTTGGCCAGAAGGCAAATTTAATAAAGATAAATTTGCAAGAATTAATAACTGAAAGAAAAAATCAACTAAATAGTGAGGCCTTAGATAAAAAGATTAAAACAGAAAAAATTGATGTAACTATCCCTTCAATTGGAACCCCCCCTGGAAATAAACATCCTTTAATTTCAACTCAAGATGAAATAATTGATATTTTTTGTGGTTTAGGATATACAGTTGAAAGTGGGCCTGAAATAGAAACTGATTTTTATAATTTTGAGTCTCTCAATATTCCTAAAAATCATCCCGCAAGAGATATGCAGGATACTTTCTACTTAGATGAAAATCGTCTTTTAAGGACTCATACTTCTCCTGTACAGATAAGATACCTAGAAAAAAATCCTCCTCCAGTAAGAATTATTGCCCCAGGGAGAGTGTATAGGAGAGATGCTGTAGATGCTACCCATTCCCCTGTATTTAATCAGGTCGAGGTTTTATGTATCGATCAAGATATTAATTTTAGTCATTTAAGAGGAACAGTTCTTACTTTTTTAAAGACCTTTTTTGGAGATATTCCTGTAAGATTTAGAGCTAGTTATTTCCCATTTACTGAACCTTCGGCAGAAGTAGATGTTCAATGGAAAGGTAAATGGTTAGAAGTAATGGGATGCGGAATGGTAGATCCGAAGGTCCTAGAAAAATTAGGAATAGATTCTGAGAAATGGACAGGATTCGCTGCGGGATTAGGAGTTGAAAGATTTTGTATGGTAAGACATCAGATTGACGACATCAGAAAATTTTATACAAATGATCTTAGATTCTTAGAACAGTTCTAG
- a CDS encoding NAD(+) kinase, translating into MVRKAGLIVNDGKELAVQTASSVEKKLAKSNYEVVRVSSSGGMVGFANPDQHVRPLGYTNCVPEGFDSSIEFAIVLGGDGTVLSAARQTAPAKIPILTINTGHLGFLAEAYLSNLDEAIDKIIAGNWDIEERTCFIVSVMRNDQRRWESLCLNEMALHREPLTSMCHFEISIGRHAPVDISADGVILSTPTGSTAYSLSAGGPVITPDCPVVQLTPIAPHSLASRALVFNDSEPVTVFPATPERLVMVVDGNAGCYVWPEDRVLIRKSKHSVKFIRLEDHEFFQVLRNKLGWGLPHVAKPDK; encoded by the coding sequence TTGGTACGTAAAGCAGGGCTAATAGTTAATGATGGAAAAGAACTTGCGGTTCAAACTGCAAGTTCTGTTGAGAAAAAGTTGGCAAAATCTAATTATGAAGTTGTAAGGGTCAGTAGCTCTGGCGGAATGGTTGGCTTCGCGAATCCTGATCAACATGTACGTCCTTTGGGATATACGAATTGTGTTCCCGAGGGGTTTGACTCGTCAATAGAATTTGCAATTGTTCTTGGCGGAGATGGAACCGTGCTTTCTGCAGCAAGGCAAACAGCACCTGCTAAAATTCCAATCCTTACAATAAATACTGGTCATTTAGGTTTTCTTGCGGAAGCTTATTTATCAAATCTTGATGAAGCAATAGATAAAATCATTGCTGGAAATTGGGATATTGAAGAGAGAACATGCTTTATTGTTAGTGTAATGAGGAATGATCAGAGGAGATGGGAGTCTCTCTGTCTTAATGAGATGGCTCTTCATAGAGAACCTCTGACAAGTATGTGTCATTTCGAGATTTCTATTGGGCGACATGCTCCTGTGGATATATCAGCTGATGGAGTAATTCTATCTACGCCAACTGGTTCTACTGCATATTCGTTGAGTGCTGGTGGGCCAGTTATTACACCAGATTGCCCAGTTGTGCAATTAACTCCAATTGCTCCACATTCATTGGCATCTAGGGCATTGGTTTTTAATGATTCAGAGCCAGTAACTGTTTTCCCCGCAACTCCTGAAAGGTTGGTAATGGTTGTTGATGGGAATGCTGGTTGTTATGTTTGGCCTGAAGATAGGGTTTTAATAAGAAAAAGTAAACACTCAGTAAAGTTTATTAGACTTGAAGATCATGAATTTTTCCAAGTTTTAAGAAATAAACTAGGTTGGGGGTTACCCCATGTGGCTAAACCAGATAAATAA
- the cbiE gene encoding precorrin-6y C5,15-methyltransferase (decarboxylating) subunit CbiE, with product MTEKKRKIHVVGINSYKFEDLSFKLQNLFQETVSIAVPNSYFEEIKSWSKNGLEKKKLFFSSNSNKELVKWLRSQKTDVILISRGDPLWFGIGRILLENFSKDELSFYPSNTCIQLAFSKLKIPWQNTVNVSMHGRDSNRLVEALKSRPSSLAIITDSNNNSLEIIKKNLSELNLIDFYDFWLFEEIGFENEKIRKLNLKESLPSDISSLNFVVLTKTKENYTNYNIPLFGISDNVFKTFDDRPNLFTKREVRVQILADLELPKNGVIWDIGAGCGSIGLEALKLRPNLDLFCIDKRIGSKALILENSKRLGVKPKFILEEDINNSLNTRNLSSFGKPNRLVIGGCDKNTKLQIINTLAESMSIGDIIVIPIIDIQTIKELKEELEDKNFETILNLIQTYKSLSIAEGMRLEPNNPVFILKGKKES from the coding sequence ATGACTGAAAAAAAAAGAAAAATTCATGTAGTAGGAATTAATTCTTATAAATTTGAGGATCTATCTTTCAAATTACAAAATCTATTTCAAGAGACAGTTTCTATTGCAGTTCCAAATTCATATTTTGAAGAAATAAAATCATGGAGCAAAAATGGTTTAGAAAAAAAGAAATTATTCTTTTCGAGCAACAGTAATAAGGAACTTGTTAAATGGCTTAGATCACAAAAAACTGATGTTATTTTAATTTCGAGAGGTGATCCACTTTGGTTTGGCATTGGGAGAATACTACTAGAAAATTTTTCAAAAGATGAATTAAGTTTCTACCCTTCAAATACTTGCATTCAATTGGCATTTAGTAAGTTAAAGATTCCATGGCAAAATACTGTTAATGTGAGTATGCACGGCAGAGATTCTAATAGGTTAGTAGAGGCTCTTAAATCAAGGCCTTCAAGCTTGGCTATTATTACAGATTCAAATAACAATAGTTTAGAAATAATCAAAAAAAACTTATCAGAATTAAATCTTATTGACTTCTATGATTTTTGGCTCTTTGAAGAGATTGGCTTCGAGAATGAAAAGATAAGAAAATTAAATCTTAAAGAGTCATTACCATCTGATATATCAAGTTTGAACTTTGTCGTTCTTACAAAAACAAAGGAAAATTACACAAATTATAATATCCCTCTTTTCGGTATAAGTGACAATGTTTTTAAAACTTTTGATGATAGACCAAATTTATTTACTAAAAGGGAGGTTCGCGTTCAAATCTTAGCTGATCTAGAACTCCCTAAAAATGGTGTCATCTGGGATATAGGAGCAGGTTGTGGATCAATAGGTTTAGAAGCACTAAAATTAAGGCCTAATTTAGATTTATTTTGTATCGATAAAAGAATTGGATCAAAAGCATTAATACTAGAAAACTCAAAAAGGCTTGGCGTTAAACCAAAATTTATTTTAGAGGAAGACATAAATAATTCCTTGAACACAAGAAATTTAAGTTCTTTTGGAAAACCTAATAGATTAGTAATTGGAGGATGTGATAAGAACACTAAACTTCAAATTATTAATACTCTGGCTGAGAGTATGAGTATTGGAGATATTATCGTTATCCCAATAATTGACATTCAAACTATTAAAGAATTGAAAGAGGAATTAGAAGATAAAAATTTCGAAACAATTTTAAATTTAATTCAGACCTATAAAAGCTTAAGTATCGCTGAAGGAATGAGATTAGAACCAAATAATCCTGTTTTTATATTAAAAGGAAAAAAAGAATCTTGA
- a CDS encoding DUF3122 domain-containing protein codes for MKKITKSNKNIFLKKILPLLLLLSFIFNPLKVSAEVAETEINGELMNASSEFLRDLDFETWQLVAYKSPLFENRLILRVIGYPGNLRIDHPTDLRVESGRKQWLLDDKTLLNVELANDGRQAAAEFDLNELIQNIDKNRPLRLSLSGVFSELPVPPFLVKEWRTLS; via the coding sequence ATGAAGAAAATTACAAAATCAAATAAAAATATTTTTTTAAAAAAAATATTACCTTTACTTTTACTACTATCTTTTATTTTTAACCCTTTAAAAGTATCCGCAGAAGTTGCTGAAACAGAAATAAATGGGGAATTAATGAATGCCAGCAGTGAGTTTTTAAGGGATTTGGACTTTGAAACTTGGCAATTAGTAGCTTATAAATCACCTCTATTTGAAAATAGGTTGATCTTGAGGGTAATAGGTTATCCAGGAAACCTTAGGATTGATCATCCCACTGACTTAAGGGTGGAATCAGGAAGGAAACAGTGGCTTTTAGATGATAAAACATTACTTAATGTGGAATTAGCAAATGATGGAAGACAAGCTGCTGCAGAATTTGATCTTAATGAACTTATTCAAAACATCGATAAAAATAGACCATTGAGATTATCTTTATCAGGTGTTTTTTCAGAGTTACCTGTACCTCCTTTTCTGGTTAAAGAATGGAGGACACTCAGTTGA
- the ribD gene encoding bifunctional diaminohydroxyphosphoribosylaminopyrimidine deaminase/5-amino-6-(5-phosphoribosylamino)uracil reductase RibD, which yields MSEKLKSHAKWMKRAIFLASLGKNTTSPNPRVGAVIIDKNGKLIAEGFHYKAGMPHAEAMAFNNLKKDARGGSIYVNLEPCCHQGRTPPCVDKVISSGIKKAYISIEDPDVRVAGKGIKLLKEAGIQVHLGLCKRESLDLNKAFIHRHITKKAFGVFKWAMSIDGRIALKNGKSKWITNEESRSLVHSFRAEFDAIIIGGNTLRIDNPFLTTRGLKNPEPLRVVFTKSLDLPSKSNLWNCNKAKTLVIYDSSTANERYLSRIPKCVEVEKVSSDNPESISKILAKRGCNKVLWECGPGLATSAIQSNCIQEIITFIAPKILGGKNSMNPLGDFEFKEMNEIFKLSNPQFSLIGNDICVKSSFKN from the coding sequence ATGTCTGAAAAATTAAAAAGCCATGCAAAATGGATGAAAAGAGCGATCTTTTTGGCTTCTCTGGGCAAAAATACAACGAGTCCTAACCCTAGGGTGGGAGCAGTGATAATAGATAAGAATGGAAAGCTCATTGCAGAAGGATTTCATTACAAGGCTGGCATGCCCCATGCTGAAGCGATGGCTTTTAATAATCTAAAAAAAGATGCTAGAGGTGGGTCAATTTATGTAAATCTTGAACCGTGCTGTCACCAGGGTAGAACACCTCCATGTGTAGATAAGGTGATATCCTCTGGGATAAAAAAGGCTTATATATCTATTGAAGACCCTGATGTAAGAGTCGCTGGTAAAGGTATTAAGCTGCTAAAAGAAGCTGGAATACAAGTTCACTTAGGATTATGTAAAAGGGAATCCTTAGATTTAAATAAGGCTTTCATTCATAGGCATATTACTAAAAAGGCATTTGGTGTTTTCAAATGGGCAATGAGTATTGATGGAAGAATAGCTTTAAAAAATGGAAAAAGTAAATGGATTACTAATGAAGAATCAAGGTCGCTAGTGCACTCTTTTCGAGCAGAATTTGATGCAATAATCATTGGGGGAAATACATTAAGAATAGACAATCCATTTTTGACTACTAGAGGTTTAAAAAATCCAGAGCCACTGCGAGTTGTTTTCACAAAAAGTTTAGATCTGCCTTCAAAATCTAATCTTTGGAATTGCAATAAGGCAAAAACCTTAGTTATTTATGATTCTTCTACAGCAAATGAAAGATATCTCTCAAGGATTCCGAAGTGTGTGGAAGTTGAAAAGGTATCATCAGATAATCCAGAGTCGATTTCAAAAATACTTGCTAAAAGAGGTTGTAATAAAGTTCTTTGGGAATGTGGACCCGGATTGGCTACTTCCGCTATTCAATCTAATTGTATTCAGGAAATAATTACCTTTATTGCTCCAAAAATTTTAGGAGGTAAAAATAGTATGAATCCCTTGGGTGATTTTGAATTTAAAGAAATGAACGAAATTTTTAAATTAAGTAATCCTCAGTTTAGCTTGATTGGGAATGATATATGCGTTAAAAGTTCATTCAAAAATTAA